In Aerococcaceae bacterium zg-252, the genomic window ATGGATAAAATGGATTCATCCAAATCATATTAATTCCAAGTTCAGACAAATAAGGCATTTTTTCAATCACACCTTCTAAATCGCCAATACCATTTCCAGTTGTATCTTTAAATGATTTCGGATAAAGCTGATAGATAATTTTTTCTTGTACTGTCACAGTCATACACCACTTTCATTATATATTAGAAAAAGTTAAAAATATTGGGCATAAAGTGCCAAAATGAAGTATCAAACTCATTTTGTTACTTTATACCCGATTGTTACAAAAGAATAAAATAGGCTATTCCTTATTTTATTTATGCTTTTTTACCTGAAAATAAATTCATTTTCTTAAATAAGATTGTCAAGATAATTGGTACTACTATTGCAACTAACATTGCCACCATAAAGAATAACATTGAATCTTTTGTAATAACTAAAAATCCTGGTAATCCTCCTACACCAATTGATACAGCTTGAACATTGAAAGTTGTCGTAATGAAACCGGCAATACTTGAACCAATCATCGCTGCTACAAATGGATAAACATATTTTAAAGTAATACCAAACATTGCTGGTTCAGTTACACCTAAATATGCAGAAACAAATGACGGAATCGTCACTTGAGATTCCTCTTTATCGTGACGTGTTAACCACCAATATCCAACTACTGCAGAACCTTGTGCAATATTTGATAAAGCAATCATTGGCCATAATCCAGTCGTATTTGTTGCAGTATCCGCAATTAATTGTGCATCAATTGCATTGGTCATATGATGTAATCCTGTAATAACTAATGGTGAATATAATGCCCCAAAAATTGCTCCAAATAACCATTTGAACGGCCCAGTTAATCCAGCTAATACCACCGTTGAAATAATATTACCTAACCACCAACCGATTGGTCCTAATACCGTATGGGCTAAAATAACTGCCGGTACTAATGCTAAAAATGGTACTAAAATCATCGATAACATTTCTGGTACAATGCGTCTCCAGAATTTCTCCAAATATCCTAATGTTAAACCAGCTAACATCGCAGGAATTACTTGTGCTTGGTATCCAATCATGTTTACTTTAAAGAATCCAAAATCCCATTGTGGAACTGTACCGTCTGCTAAGGCACCAGCAGCACCATAGGCATTTAATAATTGAGGTGAAACTAATGTTAAACCTAATACAATCCCTAAAATTTGAGTTGTTCCCATACGACGTGTAACTGCCCACACAATACCAACTGGTAAGAAATGGAAAATTGCCTCACCTGGCAGCCATAAGAAGTGGTTTACTCCAGCCCAAAATTGACTGACTTCAACAATTGTCTTATAAATAGGAGTGCCGTCTGGATTCACTTGAGCAATACCTTCAACCACTCTTTGCCCCAATGCTTCGAAACCGACACCTTCTAAAATATTACGGAAACCTAAAATCAAACCACCAACAATAATAGCAGGAATGATAGGTGCAAAAATTTCAGCTAAAAATGCCATTGCTTGTTGTAATTTATTTTGATTTTTTTCGGCTGCTTTTTTTACATCATCTTTTGATGCTTGCGTAACACCTGAAATAGCAGCAAAATCTTTATAAAATTCAGATACTGCGTTTCCGATAATGACTTGAAACTGTCCGGCTTGAGTAAAAGTTCCTTTAACCGAACTTAATTTCTCAATTTCCTCGACATTTGCTTTTTGTGGGTCGACTAAAGCAAATCGCATACGTGTCGCACAATGTGTAACAGCTGCAATATTTTCAGTTCCACCTACTAAATTCAACAATGTTTGTGCATCTTGTTTGAATTGTGACATAATATTTCCTCCTTATTCTAGCTCTAGAGAGCATTTTTTGTCTATACAATAATTTTTATTATACTTGTAAACCTTTTAGAATGCAATTACTTCTCTAGACAAAACAAAAAAACTCACAAAATTTTATGTAATTAGCATTTTGTGAGCTTTAAAAAAATTACGATTTATATTCAACCACTAAATAACGATTTGGATCACGACCTTCTGAATGCGTCTCAATATGATCCACTTTACTTAAATAAGCATGAATTTGTTTTCTTTCATAACTCGGTAGAGGATCTAAGACAACAGATTGTTTGGTACGTAATACTTCTTTAGCAGTTCGTTCTGCAATTTGTTCCAATACATTGGCACGACGATCACGGTAGTCGCCAATATTTAAAATAATTGATTGACGGCGACGATCATATTGATGCACCATTACTTGTGCCAATACTTGTAACGCATTAATAATTTTCCCATGCTTTCCAATAATTAAACCAGACTTATCTGTTTGAATATTGAAAATAACTTGATTACGTGTATTTTCTACTTCAATTGTAGTTTCAGCTCCATACGCACGAATCACTTCTTTTAAATAGCGAGCCACTGATTCATGACTAACTTCTGCTGCATTACTATCTGACGCATGGTCATCTATTTCGATAACATTAGCATCATTATGTTCTTCTACTGGCACTTCATTGACTAAAACATCTTCAGTCTCAACTTGAACTGAAATTTCTTCTTTTTCTTCATGTTCTACTACTTCTACAAGTTCTGGCTCATTATCGGTTACTTCGCTTACTACTTCGTCAATAGCAGAAATATCCATTCTATGATTTGTACTCACTTCTACAATCGCATCTTGTTTTCCAAAACCAAATAATCCTTTTTTCCCCTCACTGATGACATTTACTTGTGCCTCTTCACGTGTAATGTTTAACTTAGTTAAAGCAATCTTAATTGCTTTTTCAACCGTTTCGGCTCTTACTGTTGTACTATGTTCCATTCTCTTCATACTCCTATCTATTTTCTTTTTGTTCGTTTCAGTGCTTTACGCAATGCCTTTTCTTTTTCTTTCTCTTGTTGCTCTTTTGCTTTTCGCTCAGCAATAATTTTGAATGGGTTATTATACATAAAGGTTTGAATTAATGTCACAGCATTAGAGATTACCCAATATAGCGATACAGCACTTGGAAATGACATTGAAATGAATAAGATAACCACCGGCATCACATACATGAATACTTTCATCTGACTATTTTGTTTTGGATTAGATAGCATCGTATAATAGGAATTCGCAAACATTAATCCTGCCGCTAATATCGGCAAAATAAAGAACGGATCTACTTTTCCTAAATTCATCCAAAGAAAATGCCCTTGACGTAATACTTCTGTTCTAACAATAGCTTGGTATAAAGCCATCATAACTGGTAATTGAATCACTAAAGGTAAACAACCTGCAAATTGATTAACACCTCTTGTTTCCATTAACAATTGCTGTTCTTCCTGTAATAATCGCATTGATTCACGATCACGATTCGGATATTTTTCTTTTAACTTATCTAATTCAGGTTGTAACTCTTGCATTTGTCTTTGAGATTTTAATTGCATCTTCGTTAAAGGAATCAAGG contains:
- the yidC gene encoding membrane protein insertase YidC translates to MNKSKKWIQLTSLTGMVLLLTACGNVNAPITSESTNLWDRYIIYSLSQFIVWLSNLLGGSYALGIIVFTLIIRGALIPLTKMQLKSQRQMQELQPELDKLKEKYPNRDRESMRLLQEEQQLLMETRGVNQFAGCLPLVIQLPVMMALYQAIVRTEVLRQGHFLWMNLGKVDPFFILPILAAGLMFANSYYTMLSNPKQNSQMKVFMYVMPVVILFISMSFPSAVSLYWVISNAVTLIQTFMYNNPFKIIAERKAKEQQEKEKEKALRKALKRTKRK
- a CDS encoding protein jag, which translates into the protein MEHSTTVRAETVEKAIKIALTKLNITREEAQVNVISEGKKGLFGFGKQDAIVEVSTNHRMDISAIDEVVSEVTDNEPELVEVVEHEEKEEISVQVETEDVLVNEVPVEEHNDANVIEIDDHASDSNAAEVSHESVARYLKEVIRAYGAETTIEVENTRNQVIFNIQTDKSGLIIGKHGKIINALQVLAQVMVHQYDRRRQSIILNIGDYRDRRANVLEQIAERTAKEVLRTKQSVVLDPLPSYERKQIHAYLSKVDHIETHSEGRDPNRYLVVEYKS
- the treP gene encoding PTS system trehalose-specific EIIBC component, whose amino-acid sequence is MSQFKQDAQTLLNLVGGTENIAAVTHCATRMRFALVDPQKANVEEIEKLSSVKGTFTQAGQFQVIIGNAVSEFYKDFAAISGVTQASKDDVKKAAEKNQNKLQQAMAFLAEIFAPIIPAIIVGGLILGFRNILEGVGFEALGQRVVEGIAQVNPDGTPIYKTIVEVSQFWAGVNHFLWLPGEAIFHFLPVGIVWAVTRRMGTTQILGIVLGLTLVSPQLLNAYGAAGALADGTVPQWDFGFFKVNMIGYQAQVIPAMLAGLTLGYLEKFWRRIVPEMLSMILVPFLALVPAVILAHTVLGPIGWWLGNIISTVVLAGLTGPFKWLFGAIFGALYSPLVITGLHHMTNAIDAQLIADTATNTTGLWPMIALSNIAQGSAVVGYWWLTRHDKEESQVTIPSFVSAYLGVTEPAMFGITLKYVYPFVAAMIGSSIAGFITTTFNVQAVSIGVGGLPGFLVITKDSMLFFMVAMLVAIVVPIILTILFKKMNLFSGKKA